Proteins encoded in a region of the Pseudomonas denitrificans (nom. rej.) genome:
- a CDS encoding nitrate reductase subunit alpha, which produces MSYLLDRLQFFKKKQGEFADGHGEVTNESRAWENSYRQRWQHDKIVRSTHGVNCTGSCSWKIYVKNGLITWETQQTDYPRTRPDLPNHEPRGCPRGASYSWYMYSANRLKYPKVRKPLLKLWREARATHNDPVDAWASIVEDKAKAKSYKSERGLGGFIRSSWSEVTEIIAAANVYTAKVYGPDRVVGFSPIPAMSMVSYAAGARYLSLIGGVCLSFYDWYCDLPPASPQIWGEQTDVPESADWYNSSYIIAWGSNVPQTRTPDAHFFTEVRYKGTKTVAVTPDYSEVAKLTDLWLNPKQGTDAALGMAFGHVILKEFHLEKPSAYFVDYCRQYTDMPMLVLLEPHEGGVLKPTRYLRAADLANNLGQDNNPEWKTIGLDEISGELVSPTGAIGYRWGESGKWNIEETEGGEKRETRLALTLIDGPEKACDVGFPYFAGQEHPHFKGVENDEVLVRRVPFREVTGAEGQTLRVATVYDLQMANYSVDRGLGGRNVAASYTDADVPYTPAWQARITGVPAARAIQVAREFADSADKTHGKAMVIIGAAMNHWYHMDMNYRAVINMLMMCGCIGQSGGGWAHYVGQEKLRPQTGWVPLAFGTDWSRPPRQMNGTSFFYLHSSQWRHEKISMHEVLSPLADTKQFPEHALDYNIRAERMGWLPSAPQLNRNPLHIAADAERAGIPVQDYVVRELKAGNLRVASEQPDDPQNFPRNMFIWRSNLLGSSGKGHEYMLKYLLGAKNGVMNADLGKDGGPCPGEVDWVDEGAEGKLDLVTTLDFRMSSTCMYSDIVLPTATWYEKDDLNTSDMHPFIHPLSAATDPAWEAKSDWEIYKAIAKKFSEVSVGHLGVEKDLVTVPLLHDTANELAQPFGGSDWKKGECEPVPGRTMPTLHVVERDYPNTYKKFTSLGPLLDKLGNGGKGIGWNTDKEIKLLGELNHKVTETGISEGRPRIESAIDAAEVILALAPETNGQVAVKAWEALSVFTGREHAHLALPKEEEKIRFRDVQAQPRKIISSPTWSGLEDEHVSYNAGYTNVHEMIPWRTITGRQQFYQDHPWMQAFGEGFVSYRPPVNTRSTDKLFNKKPNGHAEITLNWITPHQKWGIHSTYSDNLLMLTLSRGGPIIWMSEHDAKSVGIEDNDWVEVFNANGAATCRAVVSQRVKDGMVMMYHAQERIVNLPGSETTGTRGGHHNSVTRVVLKPTHMIGGYAQQAWGFNYYGTVGCNRDEFVVVRKMNKVDWLDEPEQGGLGGDALPQPLPQDI; this is translated from the coding sequence ATGAGTTACCTACTCGACCGCCTGCAATTCTTCAAGAAGAAGCAGGGTGAATTCGCCGATGGTCATGGCGAGGTCACCAACGAAAGCCGTGCCTGGGAAAACAGCTACCGGCAGCGTTGGCAGCACGACAAGATCGTTCGCTCTACCCACGGGGTGAACTGCACCGGCTCGTGCTCCTGGAAGATCTACGTGAAGAATGGCCTGATCACCTGGGAAACCCAGCAGACCGACTACCCGCGTACCCGCCCGGACCTGCCCAACCACGAGCCGCGCGGTTGCCCCCGTGGCGCCAGCTACTCCTGGTACATGTACAGCGCCAACCGCCTGAAGTACCCCAAGGTGCGCAAGCCGCTGCTCAAGCTCTGGCGTGAAGCCCGCGCCACCCACAACGACCCGGTGGACGCCTGGGCCAGCATCGTCGAGGACAAGGCCAAGGCCAAGAGCTACAAGAGCGAGCGCGGTCTGGGCGGTTTCATCCGTTCGAGCTGGAGCGAAGTCACCGAGATCATCGCTGCGGCCAACGTCTACACCGCCAAGGTCTACGGCCCGGACCGCGTGGTCGGCTTCTCGCCGATCCCGGCCATGTCCATGGTCAGCTACGCCGCCGGCGCCCGCTACCTGTCGCTGATTGGCGGCGTGTGCCTGTCCTTCTACGACTGGTACTGCGACCTGCCGCCGGCCAGCCCGCAAATCTGGGGCGAGCAGACCGACGTGCCGGAGTCGGCCGACTGGTACAACTCCAGCTACATCATCGCCTGGGGCTCCAACGTCCCGCAGACCCGCACCCCCGACGCGCACTTCTTCACCGAAGTCCGCTACAAGGGCACCAAGACCGTGGCCGTCACCCCGGACTACTCCGAAGTGGCCAAGCTCACCGACCTCTGGCTCAACCCCAAGCAGGGTACTGACGCTGCACTGGGCATGGCTTTTGGTCACGTCATCCTCAAGGAATTCCACCTCGAGAAACCCAGCGCCTACTTCGTCGACTACTGCCGCCAGTACACCGACATGCCGATGCTGGTGCTGCTCGAACCGCACGAAGGCGGCGTACTCAAGCCGACCCGCTACCTGCGCGCGGCGGACCTGGCGAACAACCTCGGCCAGGACAACAACCCCGAGTGGAAGACCATCGGCCTGGACGAAATCTCCGGCGAGCTGGTTTCGCCCACCGGCGCCATCGGCTATCGCTGGGGCGAGTCGGGCAAGTGGAACATCGAGGAAACCGAAGGCGGTGAGAAGCGTGAAACCCGTCTGGCCCTGACCCTCATCGACGGCCCGGAAAAAGCCTGCGACGTGGGCTTCCCGTATTTCGCCGGCCAGGAACACCCGCACTTCAAGGGCGTGGAAAACGACGAGGTGCTGGTGCGCCGCGTACCCTTCCGCGAAGTGACCGGTGCCGAGGGCCAGACCCTGCGCGTCGCCACCGTGTACGACCTGCAGATGGCCAACTACAGCGTCGACCGTGGCCTGGGTGGCCGCAACGTCGCCGCCTCCTACACCGACGCCGACGTGCCCTACACCCCGGCCTGGCAGGCCCGCATCACCGGTGTTCCGGCTGCCCGCGCCATCCAGGTGGCGCGCGAGTTCGCCGACAGCGCCGACAAGACCCACGGCAAGGCCATGGTCATCATCGGTGCGGCGATGAACCACTGGTACCACATGGACATGAACTACCGCGCGGTCATCAACATGCTGATGATGTGCGGCTGCATCGGCCAGAGCGGTGGCGGCTGGGCGCACTACGTGGGTCAGGAGAAACTCCGTCCGCAGACCGGCTGGGTCCCGCTGGCCTTCGGCACCGACTGGAGCCGCCCGCCGCGCCAGATGAACGGCACCAGCTTCTTCTACCTGCACAGCTCGCAGTGGCGCCACGAGAAGATCTCGATGCACGAGGTGCTCTCGCCGCTGGCCGACACCAAGCAGTTCCCCGAGCACGCGCTGGACTACAACATCCGCGCCGAGCGCATGGGCTGGCTGCCGTCCGCCCCGCAACTCAACCGCAACCCGCTGCACATCGCCGCTGACGCCGAACGCGCCGGCATCCCGGTGCAGGACTACGTCGTCCGCGAACTCAAGGCCGGCAACCTGCGCGTGGCCAGCGAACAGCCGGACGATCCGCAGAACTTCCCGCGCAACATGTTCATCTGGCGCTCCAACCTGCTCGGCTCCTCGGGCAAGGGCCACGAGTACATGCTCAAGTACCTGCTGGGCGCGAAGAACGGCGTGATGAACGCCGACCTCGGCAAGGACGGCGGTCCCTGCCCGGGCGAAGTCGACTGGGTCGACGAAGGCGCCGAAGGCAAGCTGGACCTGGTCACCACCCTGGACTTCCGCATGTCCTCCACCTGCATGTACTCGGACATCGTCCTGCCGACCGCGACCTGGTACGAGAAGGACGACCTCAACACCTCCGACATGCACCCCTTCATCCACCCGCTGTCGGCCGCCACCGACCCGGCCTGGGAAGCCAAGAGCGACTGGGAGATCTACAAGGCGATTGCCAAGAAGTTCTCCGAGGTTTCTGTCGGCCACCTGGGCGTGGAGAAGGACCTGGTGACCGTGCCGCTGCTGCACGACACCGCCAACGAACTCGCGCAGCCGTTCGGCGGCAGCGACTGGAAGAAGGGCGAGTGCGAACCGGTTCCCGGCCGCACCATGCCGACCCTGCACGTGGTCGAGCGTGACTACCCCAACACCTACAAGAAGTTCACCTCCCTCGGCCCGCTGCTGGACAAGCTCGGCAACGGCGGCAAGGGCATCGGCTGGAACACCGACAAGGAAATCAAGCTGCTTGGCGAGCTGAACCACAAGGTCACCGAGACCGGCATCAGCGAAGGCCGTCCGCGCATCGAGAGCGCCATCGACGCCGCCGAGGTGATTCTCGCCCTGGCGCCGGAAACCAACGGCCAGGTCGCGGTGAAGGCCTGGGAAGCCCTGTCGGTCTTCACCGGCCGCGAGCACGCCCACCTGGCGCTGCCCAAGGAAGAAGAGAAGATCCGCTTCCGCGATGTCCAGGCGCAGCCGCGCAAGATCATCTCCAGCCCCACCTGGTCGGGCCTGGAAGATGAGCACGTGAGCTACAACGCCGGCTACACCAACGTCCACGAAATGATCCCGTGGCGCACCATCACCGGTCGCCAGCAGTTCTACCAGGATCACCCCTGGATGCAGGCCTTCGGCGAAGGCTTCGTCAGCTACCGGCCGCCGGTCAACACCCGCAGCACCGACAAGCTGTTCAACAAGAAGCCCAACGGCCACGCCGAGATCACCCTGAACTGGATCACCCCGCACCAGAAGTGGGGCATCCACTCCACCTACAGCGACAACCTGCTGATGCTCACCCTGTCGCGTGGTGGCCCGATCATCTGGATGAGCGAGCACGACGCGAAAAGCGTAGGCATCGAGGACAACGACTGGGTCGAGGTCTTCAACGCCAACGGTGCCGCGACCTGCCGCGCCGTGGTCAGCCAGCGCGTGAAGGACGGCATGGTGATGATGTACCACGCCCAGGAACGCATCGTGAACCTGCCGGGCAGCGAAACCACCGGCACCCGCGGCGGCCACCACAACTCGGTGACCCGCGTGGTCCTCAAGCCCACCCACATGATCGGCGGCTACGCCCAGCAGGCGTGGGGCTTCAACTACTACGGCACCGTCGGCTGCAACCGCGACGAGTTCGTCGTGGTGCGCAAGATGAACAAGGTCGACTGGCTCGACGAGCCGGAGCAGGGCGGACTGGGCGGTGACGCTCTGCCGCAACCGCTGCCCCAGGACATTTGA
- a CDS encoding NarK family nitrate/nitrite MFS transporter, which translates to MGMINSQLKAASGPLLIDWRPEDSEFWARSGKRIAARNLWISIPALLLAFAVWMIWSTVTVRLNAAGFSFSNDQLFMLAALPSISGATLRVFYSFMVPVFGGRRWTALSTASLLIPCLWLGFAVQDPTTPYWVFATIALLCGFGGGNFASSMSNISFFYPKNSQGTALGLNAGLGNLGVSVMQFAVPLAVAGGLFGAFGGEPQELSDGGRLFLQNAGWIWVPFIAVVAVAAWFGMNDIADAKASVRDQAVIFKRKHNWLMCWLYVATFGSFIGFSAGFAMLSKTQFPDINPLQYAFLGPLVGALSRPLGGWLADKFGGARITLWNYVAMVAGVFAVISFLPGANGAGSFFGFLGSFIGLFFFAGIGNGSTFRMIPVIFRNEWAARLKQGSCTEAQAAKSASMESAAVIGFSAAIGAFGGFFIPKAFGTSLAMTGSAEGALYVFVAYYVSCIVATWWWYARKGAESPC; encoded by the coding sequence ATGGGCATGATCAACTCCCAACTCAAAGCCGCCAGCGGTCCGCTGCTGATCGACTGGCGCCCCGAGGACTCCGAGTTCTGGGCGCGCAGCGGCAAGCGCATCGCCGCGCGCAACCTGTGGATCTCGATCCCCGCGCTGCTGCTTGCCTTCGCCGTCTGGATGATCTGGAGCACCGTCACCGTGCGCCTGAACGCCGCCGGTTTCAGCTTCAGCAACGACCAGCTGTTCATGCTCGCCGCGCTGCCATCGATCTCCGGCGCCACCCTGCGGGTGTTCTACTCCTTCATGGTGCCGGTGTTCGGCGGCCGCCGCTGGACTGCGCTGTCCACCGCCTCGCTGCTGATCCCCTGCCTGTGGCTGGGCTTCGCCGTGCAGGACCCGACCACCCCGTACTGGGTGTTCGCGACCATTGCCCTGCTGTGCGGTTTCGGCGGCGGCAACTTCGCCTCGAGCATGTCCAACATCAGTTTCTTCTACCCGAAGAACTCCCAGGGCACTGCCCTGGGCCTGAACGCCGGCCTGGGCAACCTGGGCGTCTCGGTGATGCAGTTCGCCGTACCGCTGGCCGTGGCCGGTGGCCTGTTCGGTGCCTTCGGTGGTGAGCCGCAGGAGCTGTCCGACGGTGGTCGCCTGTTCCTGCAGAACGCTGGCTGGATCTGGGTGCCCTTCATCGCCGTGGTGGCCGTGGCCGCCTGGTTCGGCATGAACGACATCGCTGATGCCAAGGCGTCCGTCCGCGACCAGGCGGTGATCTTCAAGCGCAAGCACAACTGGCTGATGTGCTGGCTGTATGTGGCCACCTTCGGCTCGTTCATCGGCTTCTCCGCCGGCTTCGCCATGCTCAGCAAGACCCAGTTCCCGGACATCAACCCGCTGCAGTACGCCTTCCTCGGCCCGCTGGTCGGCGCCCTGAGCCGGCCGCTGGGCGGCTGGCTGGCGGACAAGTTCGGTGGCGCGCGCATCACCCTGTGGAACTACGTGGCAATGGTCGCCGGGGTGTTCGCGGTGATCAGCTTCCTGCCGGGGGCCAACGGTGCGGGCAGCTTCTTTGGCTTCCTCGGCTCCTTCATCGGGCTGTTCTTCTTCGCCGGCATCGGCAACGGCAGCACCTTCCGCATGATCCCGGTGATCTTCCGCAACGAGTGGGCCGCGCGCCTGAAGCAGGGCAGCTGCACCGAGGCTCAGGCAGCCAAGAGCGCCAGCATGGAATCAGCGGCGGTGATCGGTTTCTCCGCTGCCATCGGCGCCTTCGGCGGCTTCTTCATTCCCAAGGCTTTCGGCACTTCGCTGGCCATGACCGGCAGCGCCGAGGGCGCCCTCTATGTGTTCGTCGCGTACTACGTGAGCTGCATCGTCGCCACCTGGTGGTGGTATGCGCGCAAGGGGGCCGAGAGTCCCTGCTGA
- a CDS encoding nitrate/nitrite transporter, with product MLSHRQKQYSVLGMSTLAFAVNFAVWTMFSIIGIRIKEELGLSEAQFGLMVALPILTGSLVRLPLGLITDRFGGRIVFFIHMLLVAIPIYGLAFATLYWHYLVLGLFVGLAGGSFAVGIAYTSSWFEKERQGTAMGIFGAGNAGAAITNLVAPMIVVAFGWRMVPQIYSVAMLVTALLFWFCTWTDPAHTKGGDADPSRPRPTLAKQLAPLGELRVWRFGLYYFFVFGGFVALALWLPKYYIAEYGLDLRTASFITMLFTLPSGLIRALGGWFSDNYGARAVNWGVFWICLVCLFFLSYPPTTMTIHGIKGDVSLGIGLNVWLFTFLVFVVGIAQGFGKASVYRIIHDYYPQNMGTVGGMVGVIGGLGGFCLPILFGYAADHIGVRSSCFMLLFGLTVICMVWMHYAIKQQQRLDGQAHAADVDATPIPSRQS from the coding sequence ATGTTGTCCCACCGTCAGAAACAGTACTCCGTGCTCGGCATGAGCACACTGGCGTTCGCCGTGAACTTCGCGGTCTGGACGATGTTTTCGATCATCGGTATCCGCATCAAGGAAGAGCTGGGCCTGTCCGAGGCACAGTTCGGCCTGATGGTGGCGCTGCCGATTCTTACCGGTTCGCTGGTGCGCCTGCCGCTGGGCTTGATCACCGACCGCTTCGGCGGGCGCATCGTGTTCTTCATCCACATGCTGCTGGTGGCCATCCCGATCTACGGCCTGGCCTTCGCCACCCTCTACTGGCACTACCTGGTGCTGGGCCTGTTCGTCGGCCTGGCCGGTGGCTCCTTCGCCGTGGGCATCGCCTACACCTCCTCGTGGTTCGAGAAGGAACGCCAGGGCACCGCCATGGGCATCTTCGGCGCCGGCAACGCCGGTGCGGCGATCACCAACCTGGTGGCGCCGATGATCGTGGTCGCCTTCGGCTGGCGCATGGTCCCGCAGATCTACTCGGTGGCCATGCTGGTGACCGCACTGCTGTTCTGGTTCTGCACCTGGACCGACCCCGCCCACACCAAGGGCGGCGACGCCGACCCGAGCCGTCCGCGCCCGACCCTGGCCAAGCAACTGGCACCGCTGGGCGAGCTGCGCGTGTGGCGCTTCGGCCTGTACTACTTCTTCGTCTTCGGCGGCTTCGTCGCCCTGGCCCTGTGGCTGCCCAAGTACTACATCGCCGAATACGGCCTGGACCTGCGCACCGCCTCCTTCATCACCATGCTGTTCACCCTGCCGTCGGGCCTGATCCGCGCCCTGGGCGGCTGGTTCAGCGACAACTACGGCGCCCGTGCGGTGAACTGGGGCGTGTTCTGGATCTGCCTGGTCTGCCTGTTCTTCCTATCGTACCCGCCGACCACCATGACCATTCACGGCATCAAGGGCGACGTCAGCCTCGGCATCGGCCTGAACGTCTGGCTGTTCACCTTCCTGGTGTTCGTCGTGGGCATCGCCCAGGGCTTCGGCAAGGCCAGCGTGTACCGGATCATCCACGACTACTACCCGCAGAACATGGGCACCGTCGGCGGCATGGTCGGGGTCATCGGCGGCCTCGGCGGCTTCTGCCTGCCCATCCTGTTCGGCTACGCCGCCGACCACATCGGCGTGCGCTCCTCCTGCTTCATGTTGCTGTTCGGCCTGACCGTGATCTGCATGGTCTGGATGCACTACGCGATCAAACAGCAGCAACGCCTCGATGGCCAGGCTCACGCGGCCGACGTCGACGCCACTCCCATTCCTTCTCGTCAATCCTGA
- a CDS encoding histidine kinase, with translation MNTARTADPAGHDRLFVGSPPAGRPSLRKSIVVRFGCYLTLLVSLALAGMFSALLFADYSHQDAAVINQAGSLRMLTYRLALDPSPINRQALQSTLAARLDNDEITRLLRRSDADAPIRQQHDRLREELQNLDLSEAPALATLDTFVGHIDGFVGTLQRNAEYRSQMLSTVQGLCLFLSLLVVFISLYDLSYHVVGPLRELTTTARRLGEGDLDARVSSSGEDELSQLGERFNQMAAELQASYRELEARVEDKTRDLSNSHQRLELLYDSARRLGQDPYDERSLQPLLNQLERVLQAGKVTLCLNKDGVERAYSSLTTDGITGSFCLQGNCGECRAQADHCNNPIRGINPLLMQPLSIGEHRFGELFIETPDGHLEDWQQQFVEGFCDNIARTFALSLQQEQENRLALFAERSTIARELHDSLAQSLSYLKIQVSRLATLLKRDVPVEKIDETLDELREGLNSAYRQLRELLTTFRLSLEQSSLEAALVKTVEEFGERGGLAIELDNRLAHIPLNPNEEIHILQIVREALSNVVRHAQAKQAKVTLFEDAEDQVCITVDDDGVGFDPAQSRNGHYGLSIMRERSQTLEATFNIAPREPQGTRVSVRFAHKPLSQYPETHP, from the coding sequence ATGAATACGGCACGCACTGCCGACCCTGCCGGCCACGACCGACTCTTTGTGGGTAGTCCCCCCGCCGGGCGCCCTTCCCTGCGCAAATCCATCGTCGTGCGCTTCGGCTGCTACCTCACGCTGCTGGTATCACTGGCCCTGGCCGGGATGTTCAGCGCCCTGCTGTTCGCCGACTATTCGCACCAGGATGCGGCGGTGATCAACCAGGCCGGCTCGCTGCGGATGCTCACCTACCGCCTGGCGCTGGACCCGTCGCCGATCAACCGCCAGGCCCTGCAATCGACCCTCGCCGCGCGCCTGGACAACGACGAGATCACCCGCCTGTTGCGCCGCTCCGATGCCGACGCGCCGATCCGCCAGCAGCACGACCGGTTGCGCGAGGAACTGCAGAACCTCGACCTCTCCGAAGCCCCGGCCCTGGCCACGCTGGACACCTTCGTCGGGCACATCGACGGCTTCGTCGGCACCCTGCAGCGCAATGCCGAGTACCGCTCGCAGATGCTCAGTACGGTGCAGGGCCTGTGCCTGTTCCTCAGCCTGCTGGTGGTGTTCATCAGCCTCTACGACCTGAGCTACCATGTGGTCGGCCCGCTGCGCGAACTGACCACCACCGCGCGCCGCCTGGGCGAAGGCGACCTCGACGCGCGCGTCAGCAGCAGCGGCGAAGACGAGCTGAGCCAGCTTGGCGAACGCTTCAACCAGATGGCCGCGGAACTGCAGGCCAGCTACCGCGAACTGGAAGCGCGAGTGGAGGACAAGACCCGCGACCTGTCCAACAGCCACCAGCGCCTGGAGCTGCTCTACGACAGCGCCCGCCGCCTGGGCCAGGACCCGTACGACGAGCGCTCGCTGCAGCCGCTGCTGAACCAGCTCGAACGTGTTCTGCAGGCCGGCAAGGTGACGCTGTGCCTGAACAAGGACGGCGTCGAACGTGCCTACTCCTCGCTGACCACCGACGGCATCACCGGCAGTTTCTGCCTGCAGGGCAACTGCGGCGAGTGCCGCGCCCAGGCCGACCACTGCAACAATCCGATCCGCGGCATCAATCCGCTGCTGATGCAGCCGCTGTCCATCGGCGAGCACCGCTTCGGCGAGCTGTTCATCGAGACCCCCGACGGCCACCTGGAAGACTGGCAACAGCAGTTCGTCGAAGGCTTCTGCGACAACATCGCGCGCACCTTCGCCCTGTCGCTGCAGCAGGAACAGGAGAACCGCCTGGCGCTGTTTGCCGAACGCAGCACCATCGCCCGCGAACTGCACGACTCGCTGGCGCAGTCGCTGTCCTACCTGAAGATCCAGGTCAGCCGCCTGGCCACCCTGCTCAAGCGCGACGTGCCGGTGGAGAAGATCGACGAGACCCTCGACGAACTGCGCGAGGGCCTCAACAGCGCCTACCGCCAGCTGCGCGAGCTGCTCACCACCTTCCGCCTGAGCCTGGAGCAGTCCAGCCTGGAGGCGGCGCTGGTGAAGACCGTGGAGGAGTTCGGCGAACGCGGAGGCCTGGCCATCGAACTGGACAACCGCCTGGCGCACATTCCGCTCAACCCCAACGAGGAAATCCACATCCTGCAGATCGTCCGCGAGGCGCTGTCCAACGTGGTGCGTCACGCCCAGGCGAAGCAGGCGAAGGTCACCCTCTTCGAGGATGCCGAGGACCAGGTATGCATTACCGTGGACGATGATGGCGTGGGCTTTGACCCAGCGCAGAGCCGCAATGGGCACTATGGGCTTAGCATCATGCGGGAGCGCAGTCAGACCCTGGAAGCCACCTTCAACATCGCCCCGCGCGAGCCTCAGGGCACCCGCGTCAGCGTGCGCTTCGCCCACAAACCCCTGTCGCAATACCCGGAGACCCACCCATGA
- the narL gene encoding two-component system response regulator NarL gives MTATPTDDRARILLVDDHPMMRKGVVQLLEFEEDLQVVGEAGSGEEALRMAAELEPDMILLDLNMKGMTGLDTLRAMRENGEDARIVVFTVSDDRNDVINVLRAGADGYLLKDMEPERLLEHIRQAATGQLTISPQLTQVLAQALRGDDRPKGIEELTDRERQILRQLAHGYSNKMIARKLDITEGTVKVHVKRVLHKLGMRSRVEAAVWAVENHLV, from the coding sequence ATGACGGCCACCCCCACCGATGACCGCGCACGCATCCTGCTCGTCGACGACCACCCGATGATGCGCAAGGGCGTCGTCCAGTTGCTGGAGTTCGAAGAGGACCTGCAGGTGGTGGGCGAAGCCGGCAGCGGTGAGGAAGCGCTGCGCATGGCCGCGGAGCTGGAACCGGACATGATCCTGCTCGATCTCAACATGAAGGGCATGACCGGCCTGGATACCCTGCGCGCCATGCGCGAGAACGGCGAAGATGCGCGCATCGTGGTGTTCACCGTCTCCGACGACCGCAACGACGTGATCAACGTGTTGCGCGCCGGCGCCGACGGCTACCTGCTCAAGGACATGGAGCCCGAGCGCCTGCTCGAGCACATCCGCCAGGCCGCCACCGGCCAGCTCACCATCAGCCCGCAGCTGACCCAGGTACTGGCCCAGGCCCTGCGCGGCGACGACCGCCCCAAGGGTATCGAGGAGCTCACCGATCGCGAGCGGCAGATCCTCCGCCAGCTCGCCCACGGCTACAGCAACAAGATGATCGCGCGAAAACTCGACATCACCGAAGGCACGGTGAAGGTCCACGTCAAGCGCGTGCTGCACAAGCTGGGCATGCGCTCGCGCGTCGAGGCGGCGGTGTGGGCGGTGGAGAACCACCTCGTCTGA
- a CDS encoding putative zinc-binding protein — protein sequence MPPSPHLPLVYSCSGCSNLAQLANDLALRLDRDGLAEMSCIAGVGGDVPALVKKACSGRPIIAVDGCHLHCVQNCLARHGVKAEHEITLTEYGLKKRYGQDAPVQDFEMLYEELQFLVRVPA from the coding sequence ATGCCGCCCTCGCCGCACCTGCCCCTCGTCTATTCCTGTTCCGGCTGCTCGAACCTCGCGCAGCTGGCCAACGACCTCGCCCTGCGCCTGGACCGTGACGGCCTGGCGGAGATGTCCTGCATCGCGGGAGTCGGCGGCGACGTGCCGGCACTGGTGAAGAAGGCCTGCTCCGGCCGGCCGATCATCGCCGTGGATGGCTGCCACCTGCACTGCGTGCAGAACTGCCTGGCGCGCCACGGGGTGAAGGCCGAGCACGAGATCACCCTGACCGAGTACGGCCTGAAGAAACGCTATGGCCAGGACGCACCGGTGCAGGACTTCGAGATGCTCTACGAGGAACTGCAGTTCCTCGTGCGCGTCCCGGCCTGA
- the ubiT gene encoding ubiquinone anaerobic biosynthesis accessory factor UbiT has translation MLTLETGALRAADRLLPLAARVPSGLQRAVLQRAANRLFAEPLADGAFDILDGHWLRLEVSDLGLAWSFTHDRNGLRFADACSPSVTIRGSWRDFLLLAGRQEDPDTLFFRRRLVIEGDTELGLAVKNLIDSLDPDSLPAWLWSAMRRASRVVQENA, from the coding sequence GTGCTGACACTCGAAACAGGTGCCCTGCGCGCCGCCGACCGCCTGCTGCCACTGGCCGCGCGCGTCCCTTCGGGGCTGCAGCGCGCGGTGCTGCAGCGTGCCGCCAATCGCCTGTTCGCCGAGCCGCTGGCGGACGGTGCCTTCGACATCCTCGACGGCCACTGGCTGCGCCTGGAAGTGAGCGATCTCGGTCTGGCCTGGAGCTTCACCCACGACCGTAACGGCCTGCGCTTCGCCGATGCCTGCTCGCCCAGCGTGACCATCCGTGGCAGCTGGCGCGATTTCCTGCTGCTGGCGGGGCGGCAGGAGGACCCGGACACGCTGTTCTTCCGCCGCCGTCTGGTGATTGAGGGCGATACGGAACTGGGTCTGGCGGTGAAGAACCTGATCGACAGCCTCGACCCGGACAGCCTGCCGGCCTGGCTGTGGAGCGCCATGCGCCGCGCCAGCCGGGTGGTGCAGGAGAACGCCTGA
- a CDS encoding U32 family peptidase has protein sequence MKLSLGPVLFYWDRRTLLDFYAQMAEQPLDAIYIGETVCSKRRAMSLDNWLGLGRELQQQSGAQILISGLALIEAASELSSLRRLCANGELQVEASDMGAVQILGTLGVEFVGGPALNVYNGHTLAELHAAGLRRWVPPVECSGEQIHAVIEQARELGINDVETEVFAYGHLPLAYSARCFTARAENRPKDDCQFCCMNYPEGMSMLSQEGMPLFTLNGIQTMSGEASNLLADYASLRDCGADLLRLSPRAEGMVEVVQAFDRVRKGATPPLAVEGCNGYWHGRPGMLRSDEVNLC, from the coding sequence ATGAAACTCAGCCTGGGACCGGTGCTGTTCTACTGGGACCGCCGGACACTCCTGGATTTTTATGCGCAGATGGCCGAACAGCCGCTGGACGCCATCTACATCGGCGAGACCGTCTGCTCCAAGCGCCGCGCCATGTCGCTGGACAACTGGCTAGGCCTGGGGCGCGAGCTGCAGCAGCAGAGCGGGGCGCAGATACTCATCTCGGGCCTCGCGCTGATCGAGGCGGCCTCCGAGCTGTCGTCGTTGCGTCGCCTCTGCGCCAATGGCGAGCTGCAGGTCGAAGCCAGTGACATGGGCGCGGTGCAGATTCTCGGCACTCTGGGCGTCGAATTCGTCGGCGGCCCGGCGCTCAACGTCTACAACGGCCACACGCTGGCTGAGCTGCACGCCGCCGGCTTGCGCCGCTGGGTGCCGCCGGTGGAATGCTCCGGCGAGCAGATCCACGCGGTGATCGAGCAGGCGCGCGAGCTGGGCATCAACGACGTGGAGACCGAGGTGTTCGCCTACGGTCATCTGCCGCTGGCCTACTCGGCACGTTGCTTCACCGCCCGGGCGGAGAACCGGCCCAAGGACGACTGCCAGTTCTGCTGCATGAACTACCCCGAAGGCATGTCGATGCTCAGTCAGGAAGGCATGCCGTTGTTCACCCTCAACGGCATCCAGACCATGTCCGGCGAGGCCAGCAACCTGCTGGCGGACTACGCCTCGCTGCGTGATTGCGGCGCCGACCTGCTGCGCCTGAGCCCGCGTGCGGAAGGCATGGTGGAGGTCGTGCAGGCCTTCGACCGCGTGCGCAAGGGCGCGACGCCGCCCCTGGCGGTGGAGGGTTGCAACGGATACTGGCATGGCCGTCCGGGCATGCTGCGCAGCGATGAGGTGAACCTGTGCTGA